The sequence CTTATCtatttcaacaaaaattcaACACTTGGTAAGACCAGTGAATGTTACACTTTCTAAATTAGCAGAAAAAGCAAACACAAAAGATCGTTTAAATGCACAGAGTAAGTACATACCTCTTGCAACAATGGATTCACAATCTGTTGATGTGAAACATATCGAATCTATCAGTAGTATTAACAAAAATAGTGTGGACTtaaaagaaattactaaagGGCGAAACATAAAATTGATTAAGGACACCAGCCCTGGAGAAGAAAATGATATAGCATTAAAATCTGATCACAGTTCCGGAGATGGATCTGCTGAAAAAAAGTTACCAATAGAAAAGAAGTCCATATTTCaaccaagaaaattatttttaccaaAAGTTAAAGAACGTAAAACAGTAATTCCTAATGCAAACGCATTTTCTCCAGAAAACGAAAGTAGTGTCTACGCGTTTGAAAGTGACACTGAAGTTCCTGTTAATACCCCTTTTAGACGTAAAGTTCGTgaatccaataaattatcaaacacAGTTGTTGCATCATGCGAGAGCGACATTcaaaaaaatatggaaaaagtCAACAAAGATGATTGTCAAACATTAGAACCTAAGGAAAACTCTAACAATGTACCTCCAAAAAATGAAAGCAAAATAATAGAATCGAAAAATACttcaaattcattattaaatattaatagattcGAATTACCTAAAAATTTTGCAACTTTAGCTAATATACAAGTTCTACCATTAGACAAATTAACAACTACTTGGAGTAACGTAAATTGCAGTGCTTCGATAGCTGTTCAAGTAAATCTGGATGACAATGTGCAAGGACAAGAACAAATTGGGGAGAAAGATACAAATCAACAAAAAAGCACTGAAACATCTACTCAAACAGAAAGTAGTAATGAAAATGATGATGAAAACGATGGTCAACTATTTTATATACCTTTGCAAGCTGTTACAAGAAATGGACCAAATTTAGTTCAAGGACAACAGCTAATTCAAGGTGTAGCTGTTAAACTTGGCACTGAAGGACCAAATGGACCTAATCAGAAAGTTCTTTTAAGAGCAAAGTTAGTTACTAAACCTCCATCTTCGATCGCACGTTGTCCTCCCATTGGTACAGTGCAACCTACAACTCGTACACCTCCAACTTCTACTCTGTCAGCAATAGACAATCCATTACCATCTACTTCATCAAGCACAACTTCAGTTATGGCTGCATCAAATACTGAAACCCAACCATCTTCCCCATGTAAAAGTGAGAATACAATACAGGCAACGAATAAACAGAACACTGGGATCATGGCAGctgaaaaattaacaaaatctcCAAAAACTTCTAGGGAAAGAAAAACATCTATCGATTCGAATAAAAACGGAAAAaggtaaaattataatttattttttcatattgcGAGCTAAcatattcttattaattattatttgtcttTATATTTCTATGTTACAGATGTCAAATTAAATCTAAGcaaaaaaatactgaaatttgtTCTCCAACTAATAATGTAACATTTCCAAgtgtaaaaaatgaaaataacgaagCCTGTTTAGTTCAAGCTCCAACATTTCAACCTAGTGAGAAAGATTTTCAAGATCCTTTAGAGTACATAGATAAAATAAGACCGATTGcagaaaaatttggaatatGCAGAGTTGTACCGCCACCTAACTTCAAGGTAAAATTGATGAATACATCGTAATTTGAATTCGGTATgtctttataaataaatctgtttgatttgtttaatttgtttctaatttatATTCCAGCCAGAATGTAAAGTATCAGATGATATGCGGTTTACTGCATATAATCAGTATGTACATCGTATGCTTCATAGATGGGGGCCCAATGTAAAGGAAATGATggctattaaaaaatatttagctaCACAAAGTATAACTTTAACTCATCCACCTTGGGTAAAGTATCTTTGTAATTTATCATATCATAAATTCAATATGTTTACTAAGTTTATATTTCTTGTAGATCGGTGGAATGGAAGTTGATTTGCCCCATTTATATCAAACAGTTCAAAGTTTAGGTGGATTAAAAGAAGTTATCGAAAAGAAAAAGTGGCAAAAAGTAGCCGATGGTATGAAAATACCAAAGTCTGCTCAAGATCGTGTAACTAAATTAGATGatatttactgtaaatatttattaccatATGATACATTATCTCCAGGTAATACATATAGACACGCAcaaaagataatttattttttaaattactaatcaattaattgaaaaaatttagaGGAACGAGGTAAATTATTTGACGAAGTTGAATTAGAATGGATGAGAAGAGAAAGCAAAGCTTTGCAAAGACAAAACGCACCTATAAATGATAATGAGGAAGATGAAGAGGATGATAGCTCCGACGAATTTGAAGAATGCATTGTAAAAGTATGCGTTTTAAATCATATTTACGTAAATGTAATCTGTATTACGAGTCCTTTCTGGTTATTAATACGTAAAAATGATGTGAATCTATAGGGAAGAAACATGCCATTAAATGCTTTCTATCGTATCGCGCGAAATACACAACGTATGTGGTTTGGTGAAAATCAACGATCTGGAAACGAAACTGAAGGTGCCTCTGCTGACGAAGTTGAAAATGCATTCTGGAAGCATGTCGCGGAACGAAAACGACATGTTTGTGTACACGCTGCAAGCATTGATTCTAGTGGTCGTGGTTTTGGATTCTCCGTTGCCAAGAATAGTCCATTTGCCAGACATCCGTGGAATCTTAAAGTACTTACTAATAATGCTGGTTCAGTGTTAAGAGCTTTAGGTCCTATAATGGGTATGCAAACATACGTtacgtttatataattaaaatgtagcgtataattttattaattatgttttctttttaaattaataatgttattatttacaGGAGTAACAGTACCAACTCTTCATGTTGGAATGTTATTTAGTGCATGTTGTTGGTACCGCGATCCTCATGGTCTTCCATGGATAGAGTATTTACATACAGGTGCTAAAAAAATCTGGTATGGCATACCAGATGAGCACAACAATAATTTTAGAGAGGCTCTATCAAAAATGGTGCcacgatattgtaaaaataaaactatatggttaCCTTCTGACACAGCAATGGTTCCTCCAGAACTACTAGTTAGTAATGGAGTATCATTATGTCAGACTGTACAAGAACCAGGgcaatttataattgtattccCTAAAGCATTTACATCAAGTATATGTACTGGCTATGTAGTATCTGAAAGCGTTTACTTTGCACAATTGTCTTGGTTAGAAACTGCTGAACAAGTGTTTAAGGtaagtaaacaaaattattgtttttttaacaAGTCTTTTAATAATAGTTACATAAGGCTTTACAACTAAATAGtgtaacgaaataatattttcaaataattcttttagGATATACAAGATAGCTGCGAACcttctatattttcattcgaaaggttgttatttaatattattaatgattctagATCCCACATTGATGTAATGAAACAGGTAAATGTTGATACTAATATGTTATCTTATATTgttggaattttaatattttgagttAGAAGACATTACTTTTTTAGATACTACCAAGTGTAATTAAAATTCGGGAGAAGGAAATAACTTATCGACAACAATTAGAAGCAGTGGGTCTTATGAATACAGAAAGGTTACCCTTACCTGATAGTGGAAAacggaagaaagggaaaaaagtaaaagaagaTGATGGCGATTTCGAATGTGAAACTTGTAGAGCTAATCTATTTGTTTCATTGGTCAGTAACTCACAAGATGATAGCGTTTACTGTCTACCACACGCattgcaattatttaatagaaagaaacaagctttaaaatattgtactttAATGTATACATATAACGAGGTAATGGAGATTTTGTACATGCATCCATTTAACAGTATTcttcaaatttaatacaattttttctgtattttgtgcATAGGATGAATTGGACGATTTAATTCATAAATTAGAAGAACGAATCGAAGCCAAATCTAAAAAGACTAATCAAACCAAACAAGCTAAATAACGAGTTTGCGgatctatttattaaattacctaggtaacaattatttattaatctatataaaaataattatcaaaattttgttaaatatatatatgtcgtatttattatttttattatagtaatacaagtgtatataaaaataagtttgTTTCATTTGAAGTGAATCAATTTGGGACGTATTTAAAAGCAGAATGACttcgtatattttttaataaaacctttaatttttgtatgaacACAATTACTATCATTATATTCTGTTTCTATTAATGAGATTTAACGTATACTCCTTTCAGctttattcttatatattaacAAGTGAAGAAtgtttgaatttcttttaactGTTTGAACAAAGTTCAGAAAGGcagaattatttctaatatttcttgtaCCAAGCAAATTCTGCagcatttgttatttaaaataagtaggtaataaaataatatcacatTCATATATACAAGATTTATTATGAATACGtagaaattatagaacaaaGAATTATAACATCTTCAATATgagaacatataaattaaataaatttttgacaaagtaatataattcatataattatataaatcagcCCACAGCATATCacaaattgaattaatatcatATTACAAAACAATGTTAGTTTCTtgagaatttgtaaatattgtgtTTTGTAAACACAATaaactttctattaattaataacaaacattctttcatatatatttatatttacacaaaCTGTAGAAGAACAATACtaaacattttacatttatgtcttcgtaaagaaattttaattaataatgttacaattaattatataaaatctttaatcacaattattaacaatattttatcgtttaatAGATACAGAATTACACATTATTACACTGTGCGCTTATTGAAATCTTAATGTACTAAAAATAAGGGAATAtggtaaataaaaacaaaagttgACAAGAAACGTTATTAATCGGTAAGATATAATTATGCAACTTTTAGGCAAGGAACTATTAATATAGACTataaatttttagtaaaaaataagaaattgtaaaaatgtttaagtAGAAGCAAATAATACCATTCAAACCGGGAATGTtctcttaatttttttatattaagctCTTTCTTTTGCACACTgtccatttttaatttctcaataaatCGTCCAGACGATAAatccattttttattatatgttacGATCACGTCTTTATTACATATAATCcgatatattaatacaattattagtGACAATGGACAAGCGTGacagtatttaataattaatatttaatgcatgCGAAAGGTGAGATTCAGCAATGCTGTTTTACTTAACCTCAATTCGTCATATCAAATGCTTAGATGTtgggaaaattaatttagtttattcaaaataaaattcataaacacGGATCGTAATTtcaagttaataataaaaaattaatattgttacaaattcttttaaatgaaaatttaaatttgtaaataactttttatgtaaaaatatgtaaaaaaaatggAGCAAACAGAATGCATATTGGGCATGGAATGGTTTTAGTgttgaataaatttttttcacTGCACATCAATATTCAATTACATACATTTTACTGTTCCCTACGTTGTACTATATCAGATAATATTTGAGTAGAATTTTCATATTCTTTAACTGCATCATCTTCATCTGAACTAAACTCTGCATTTAAAAGATTTGTTAAAGATGTTGATTTTTGCGTTAATAGAGGTAAATTTGTGTCaagtttttcttcatttttaacattaatagttagcgaagaatttaattgtaattccagattttcggtttctttatttctattcGATATTATCTTTTGAATAGTATGTATAGTAATTCCGCCAAAACACATTAATAATCCTATAAAATTAAAGCCACTCATTTGATCTCCTTTCCATTCAACAGCCAatattaagatacatatttcctataaaaaattgtattaaaataaattttcttttactcgAAAAATCGTACaaatcattttcataaatttaaataactgaatattatataattttcaatgttattagcTTACCTTAATTATTCCTGTAATTGCAAGTGTTAGACTAGATGTGTAGGTAACAACTAAATATTCCATAATTTCCATTTGGAAAGCTAAAGCAGCACTCCCTAGCACAGCGCACGTAGTCAGTAAAATGGAATGAACATCATTCCAGTTAGTACTTTGGAATTTATTATACAACTCCGATcctaaaaatcaaaaatatagttttattttttagatATAAATTTCTTAACAAAAGGAATAATTTGTATAACTGTATTCCGACAACATACTaaacgtgtataataaatattaccttCAAACCATAACATCACAGGTACAATAGGCAATAACATCCACAGTTGCATATAGTACATCATATCAATTGGACTTTTTATTCCCATTTTAGATTTCTGCATAATAAGTTGTGTCATAGTCCACCGAATGCCACTTGAAAATGATGCTAATAAGCAAATTAAGAATCCAAATATGCCAAATTGTGTAGATTTATAAGTAAACATGAATAAACCACTTGATATCATTACCACAACACATACTAACGACCAAGACTATAACAAAATATCTTGTTTAACATATATTACCtccaatttataaaatttataacacatatttattatcaataccTTCTTCTCTAACTTCAAAACAAGAGCAAAgccaagaataaaaataatagttgtTGATTTTGTCATAGTATACCTAAAGAAAGATATagtgtattaataaatagtaatagatatattttatttaatgaaaaatttaatttctcctaTACGTACAATGacattgtaattaatgaaagtGCCCAGTTAGACAAACCAACATCAAGACCACTCGCTATACCTATTGGCATGACCATCCATATTATGCTTTTCCAAGGAAGTTTTAACTGCTGTTGTCCCTTGTAACATGTCTTGATACATCTTCTTAGAGCAGATAATAAAAACTTTACAATTAAATGACATATCACCACAGTAAGCGGAAAATGAAAACcctatatttacataaacaatGATTAAAGATTAACATTCAACATATGAATTGTAACAAGATTCTGATAAATCTGATAACTATacttacataatttttataaagccATTGTACATAAAATGTTAAGCCTACAGATAAGATGAAGTAATTAACAATTAGTAAGAGCTTTTGGAATGATTTTTTCCAAAAGGAAGTCTCCTTTTTAGGCGTGGTTGAAAATTCTTGAACAGATGGAAGGAAATATTCTGAAGTATCTTCTGCATCTTTAgcaatttgatattttatatgtgATCTTGTCATACTTCAAAGGAAAACAATCTGCAATGTCCAAGTGaagattgtataatttaattttatatatttgttagtggtataattaataacagtaaaCTAATAACAGTATACTattctgattaaaatatttaaacaataaatcaatacattgacaagaaaaagtaataaataggattattgattaatatttaaggaAAACTAAAAAATCTGATTTAACGTGTatcaacaatattaattaataaaattgattaatcattatagtatttaatgaaataatataatactaccGATTTGTATGTAAGAAATATGTTAACATACCGTCTTGTAGTCCTTTGTATACGTAGAAATAGTTAAAAAACTGTCACATTTGACATTCGACATCTGTCTAAATCATATGttcaataatagaaatattcgtAGCACAACGAAAATACAGTTGCCATATTTATTCTGGGAATattaagaagaaattgaaattatacatatgcataaaaatttaatggaattaatatcAAAAAACACATTTTATTATCACTCACATCAATGTTGACACCAGGGCACAGAAGATATATACAGAAGCGAAactttcaatgtttctcaaGAACCAATTTTCAGTGCGCATTGCTTACGTATTAAATACTTAGAGTCATCGTGAATGTAGTTCCAAAACTTTTAATACTGATATCGATAATGATACAGAAAACTTATAGAGACGAAACTCCAGCactttttaaatgacaatatcTAGTGTATTTAGGGAAACTACCTCTGCCTACATTCGAAGTCaaagatttcaataaaattgaaatacgataaaattaatatgaaattaaaaaggaaatttaacttcatattctatccttttttattttttaattattcggtacgaagaaaataatttttaaaataaaattaaacaaatgaaattgtgTATACAATTTAGATACAGCTTTCTAAATTAGTTTTCAAGTTTTATCATACTTTTAAATGTCAAAAGTTTCAATAAGCTATAGCCACAGACGAATGTATAGGATAAACATTGCAAGCTTATGAGACTCGGTGTCACACtttctgaattaccgactgtgtaAAAAATCACAGGTTTTGCTCTGCCCTCTATGCCTAGAGAAGTTGACCAAGTAGTAAATATGGTAAACCAGTCTACAAACGTATCCGTTACAATGTTGTCATGTCTTCAAACTCTCAATGCGCGAAGCTATTTACTGTACTGGGTATTTAACTATTGTAAGAATGTAATGAGTTTTACGGGGTTTTAGAGCTGCGAAATGGATTGTGTGCACAATAATTTActatctttattttgttttcttttcattcgtgtttttatttaatttacattaacgtggtataaacatttttaatatacatatatagatcttattaagtttaatacattaattacatGACTATAAAGGAATTTTGTACAGAAAAATATAGTAGTTagataaaacgaacaaaacaaataaagattgcttaaaatttttttcattgaataattctgTATATGTTAATGTAAAATCAAGTAATGTTCATTTATAAAAGAGTGAACAAGTATATgtatacttaattatttaaaggaataattaacgactcatatttttcattgtcaGCCTCGATGAATTTTGTACAGACTTAATTCTCCAAACTTGATAACATAAT comes from Nomia melanderi isolate GNS246 chromosome 7, iyNomMela1, whole genome shotgun sequence and encodes:
- the LOC116424301 gene encoding solute carrier family 35 member C2 codes for the protein MTRSHIKYQIAKDAEDTSEYFLPSVQEFSTTPKKETSFWKKSFQKLLLIVNYFILSVGLTFYVQWLYKNYGFHFPLTVVICHLIVKFLLSALRRCIKTCYKGQQQLKLPWKSIIWMVMPIGIASGLDVGLSNWALSLITMSLYTMTKSTTIIFILGFALVLKLEKKSWSLVCVVVMISSGLFMFTYKSTQFGIFGFLICLLASFSSGIRWTMTQLIMQKSKMGIKSPIDMMYYMQLWMLLPIVPVMLWFEGSELYNKFQSTNWNDVHSILLTTCAVLGSAALAFQMEIMEYLVVTYTSSLTLAITGIIKEICILILAVEWKGDQMSGFNFIGLLMCFGGITIHTIQKIISNRNKETENLELQLNSSLTINVKNEEKLDTNLPLLTQKSTSLTNLLNAEFSSDEDDAVKEYENSTQILSDIVQRREQ
- the Jarid2 gene encoding jumonji, AT rich interactive domain 2, producing the protein MVLSRNDKRKRKEGDLVDLMEPLSESPKRTKVHAQRKFAQGATVFNPSHTPIKDKEKAKPAVITELITHKRPNTEDFLTFLCFRGTSILPPSLNFFNVGNKKEKPDAKTTRVRTDKVTISSSTSSENQKPDSNQKTITKIKSIITDKKNNTLQKNINKFKTTTSTVQALKKKYQEQRLAKQRIKNKFKTSCVMRTRSCTERTLIKSTNKLASRKFLPRIETKRLGLRSSVLTDKTKKTCPKTKSIPPKPKKKVHMKQKGSDTSNSESTSEEEEEGPLEKSVPQVKRTVQKTVQKKICTRSKSEMRRITRSHSGTISPKNLCRRPSRKTKEAAAVYMEILGRKLISPDLENDDNVSMDSFPELPNARKIAQTEREIKAKVKQPIIKSISKSKDGKTTSIQNTSNKRTDKTKTSKITFKSKRLIRVQKYCEIDTDEESVTSNETSNTRPVTRRSLGKLNKPVSRFLRSSSKNVVSRMEIQSSINIKSKSQVQNSLRLNKEKFVMKRKREQSFNKSSEKNNALKQKETKNIVNENTDSEEETLGMLLNKLKRKKEIHESNQSAAINENREDDNENENENENENENENENENENENENENENENENENENQNENENENENENQNENGNDNNNDNEHDNDNDNDINNDHDNNNDNDNDNDNVNDNDNDNVGDNNLDKVEERLDEHSSKIDLSKASDDEESFRGFTRKAISKVLNSCQTHVNANLLATEKTTEKLEIAKTKKVENIDTFKEQEIKDKSVLIKSSFPITSVTNDECTQSEEGQKMKLELLNEVESQTTLIASTEKEYIHKTEMSSTNVIDMSLSTLHVRKEKVNMSTEQIEKWLNESSLAKEESKLEMENVSMFKYEMCEKKSDVSHLSISTKIQHLVRPVNVTLSKLAEKANTKDRLNAQSKYIPLATMDSQSVDVKHIESISSINKNSVDLKEITKGRNIKLIKDTSPGEENDIALKSDHSSGDGSAEKKLPIEKKSIFQPRKLFLPKVKERKTVIPNANAFSPENESSVYAFESDTEVPVNTPFRRKVRESNKLSNTVVASCESDIQKNMEKVNKDDCQTLEPKENSNNVPPKNESKIIESKNTSNSLLNINRFELPKNFATLANIQVLPLDKLTTTWSNVNCSASIAVQVNLDDNVQGQEQIGEKDTNQQKSTETSTQTESSNENDDENDGQLFYIPLQAVTRNGPNLVQGQQLIQGVAVKLGTEGPNGPNQKVLLRAKLVTKPPSSIARCPPIGTVQPTTRTPPTSTLSAIDNPLPSTSSSTTSVMAASNTETQPSSPCKSENTIQATNKQNTGIMAAEKLTKSPKTSRERKTSIDSNKNGKRCQIKSKQKNTEICSPTNNVTFPSVKNENNEACLVQAPTFQPSEKDFQDPLEYIDKIRPIAEKFGICRVVPPPNFKPECKVSDDMRFTAYNQYVHRMLHRWGPNVKEMMAIKKYLATQSITLTHPPWIGGMEVDLPHLYQTVQSLGGLKEVIEKKKWQKVADGMKIPKSAQDRVTKLDDIYCKYLLPYDTLSPEERGKLFDEVELEWMRRESKALQRQNAPINDNEEDEEDDSSDEFEECIVKGRNMPLNAFYRIARNTQRMWFGENQRSGNETEGASADEVENAFWKHVAERKRHVCVHAASIDSSGRGFGFSVAKNSPFARHPWNLKVLTNNAGSVLRALGPIMGVTVPTLHVGMLFSACCWYRDPHGLPWIEYLHTGAKKIWYGIPDEHNNNFREALSKMVPRYCKNKTIWLPSDTAMVPPELLVSNGVSLCQTVQEPGQFIIVFPKAFTSSICTGYVVSESVYFAQLSWLETAEQVFKDIQDSCEPSIFSFERLLFNIINDSRSHIDVMKQILPSVIKIREKEITYRQQLEAVGLMNTERLPLPDSGKRKKGKKVKEDDGDFECETCRANLFVSLVSNSQDDSVYCLPHALQLFNRKKQALKYCTLMYTYNEDELDDLIHKLEERIEAKSKKTNQTKQAK